The Thermanaerovibrio acidaminovorans DSM 6589 genome contains a region encoding:
- the rplF gene encoding 50S ribosomal protein L6 encodes MSRIGRKPIPLPKGVTVTVNGGDVTVKGPKGSLDFKVLPGISVEVKEDQVMVSRSSDEKAMRAAHGMTRAIINNMVVGVSQGFEKQLEIIGVGYRAQMQGKNLVLSLGFSHPVEVVPPAGIELAIDGPTKIFVRGIDRQKVGQMAAQIRGYRPPEPYKGKGIRYVGEYVMRKAGKAGSK; translated from the coding sequence ATGTCTCGGATAGGTCGTAAGCCCATTCCCCTTCCCAAGGGGGTTACGGTCACGGTTAACGGGGGTGACGTGACGGTCAAGGGGCCCAAGGGTTCCCTGGACTTCAAGGTCCTCCCGGGCATATCGGTGGAGGTGAAGGAGGACCAGGTTATGGTCTCCCGCTCCAGCGACGAGAAGGCCATGAGGGCCGCCCACGGCATGACTCGGGCAATCATCAACAACATGGTGGTGGGGGTCAGCCAGGGTTTCGAGAAGCAATTGGAGATAATCGGCGTGGGTTACAGGGCTCAGATGCAGGGCAAGAACCTGGTGCTGTCCCTGGGCTTCTCCCATCCGGTTGAGGTGGTGCCCCCCGCTGGCATAGAGCTGGCCATCGACGGTCCCACCAAGATATTCGTGCGGGGCATAGATCGTCAGAAGGTGGGTCAGATGGCGGCCCAGATAAGGGGCTACCGTCCGCCTGAGCCTTACAAGGGCAAGGGGATCCGCTACGTGGGCGAGTACGTGATGCGCAAGGCCGGTAAGGCTGGAAGCAAGTAA
- the rpsH gene encoding 30S ribosomal protein S8, with translation MHLTDPIADMLTRIRNANTVYHEMVDVPMSKVKVEIARILKEEGYIRNYKTVTDGEGSFPVLRIFLNYGPNRERVIQGIRRVSKPGRRIYVGRDELPKVMGGLGIALISTSKGMMTDARARREGLGGEVVCYVW, from the coding sequence ATGCATCTAACTGATCCCATAGCGGACATGCTCACCCGGATAAGGAACGCCAACACGGTCTATCACGAGATGGTGGACGTTCCCATGTCCAAGGTGAAGGTGGAGATAGCCCGGATCCTGAAGGAGGAGGGCTACATAAGGAACTACAAGACCGTCACGGACGGGGAGGGTTCCTTCCCGGTGCTTCGGATCTTCCTCAACTACGGTCCCAATCGGGAGCGGGTGATCCAGGGGATCCGCAGGGTAAGCAAGCCCGGCCGGAGGATCTACGTGGGGCGCGATGAGCTTCCCAAGGTCATGGGGGGTCTGGGCATAGCGCTCATCTCCACTTCCAAGGGCATGATGACCGACGCCAGGGCCAGGCGCGAGGGCCTGGGCGGCGAGGTCGTCTGCTACGTATGGTAG
- a CDS encoding type Z 30S ribosomal protein S14 codes for MSRKCLENKAKEEPKFKVRRHNRCPICGRPRGFMRLFNMCRCCFRNLAREGKIPGVVKSSW; via the coding sequence ATGTCCCGTAAGTGTCTGGAGAACAAGGCCAAAGAGGAGCCTAAGTTCAAGGTGCGTCGTCACAACCGGTGCCCCATCTGCGGTCGCCCCCGGGGGTTCATGCGGTTGTTCAACATGTGCCGCTGCTGCTTCAGGAACCTGGCCCGCGAGGGGAAGATCCCCGGCGTGGTCAAGTCCAGCTGGTAG